Below is a genomic region from Dechloromonas denitrificans.
GACATGCCGGTTGCGGCTTTCAAGATCGGCGTTCTGGCCAGCCTGGAAAACGTTCTGGCGGTGGCCGAAATTGTCGGCGACTACCCGGAAATCCCGCTGATTTTCGATCCAGTCCTGGCATCCGGGCGAGGCGATGAATTTTCCGACGAGGAAATCATCACCGCCATGCGCGAAATGCTGTTGCCGCAAACCACGCTCCTCACGCCCAACGCGCCTGAGGCGCGCCGTCTGGCCGAAAATCCGGACGACGAAAATGAGCCATCGATCGAGGTTTGCGCCCAGCGCCTGATCGAAATGGGCGCGCAATATGTCCTGATTACCGGCACGCATGAAAACACGCCACAGGTCGTCAACACGCTCTACGGCGCCGAAGGCATCATCCGCCGCGACGACTGGGAACGCCTGCCCGGCAGCTACCACGGCTCGGGCTGCACGCTGGCGTCGGCCATTGCCGGCTGCATCGCTGGCGGCGCCAGTGTCGAGGATGCCGTGCGCGACGCCCAGGACTACACCTGGCAAACGCTGGCCAATCCGTTGCGCCCGGGCATGGGGCAATTCATCCCCGACCGCTTTTTCTGGGCCAGAAGCGAAGAAGAACCCGAAGATGCCCCGAAAGCCGACGATGCCGTTTAAATTGCGCGGTCTGTACGCCATCACGCCCGACCAGAGCGATGGCGAACGCTTGCTGGCCGATGTCGAAGCAGCCCTGCGCGGTGCTTGCCGCATCATCCAATACCGCGACAAAACCAGCTCGCCGGCAGAACGCGTGGCGCGCGCCCGGCAACTGCGTGAATTGACGGCAGACCATCAAGCCAAACTGCTGATCAACGACGATCTGGCACTGGCCGTGCTGATCAAGGCCGATGGCGTTCATCTGGGCGCCGACGACGGTAATCTGGTTGCTGCCCGCGCCATACTCGGACCGGACAAAATCCTGGGCGCATCCTGTTACGCCAGTCTTGCGCTGGCCCACAAAGCGGCGCAAGCCGGCGCCGACTACGTCGCTTTCGGCGCCGTTTATCCTTCGCCGACCAAGCCAAACGCCCCACTTGCCACGGTCGACCTCTTTCAGCAGGCAAAATCCACGCTGACAGTCGCCAGCTGCGGCATCGGCGGCATCACGACCGACAACGCCGCCCCTTTGCTGGCGGCGGGCGCCGATCTGCTGGCCGTCATTACCGATCTTTTTTCCGCGCCGGATATCACTGCCCGCGCCGCCGCCTATCAACGTCTTTTCGAGGAATCCAAGGCATGACCTCTCGTAACCAACAACTTTTCGAACGCGCCCAGCGTCACATCCCCGGCGGCGTCAATTCACCGGTTCGCGCCTTCCGCTCGGTCGGCGGCACCCCCTGTTTCTTCCAGAAGGGCGTCGGCTCCAAGGTGCAGGATGCGGACGGCAAGTGGTACACCGACTACGTCGGCTCGTGGGGTCCGATGATCCTCGGCCACGCCCACCCCGAGGTGATTGCCGCCGTCCAGGCCGCCGTGGTCGATGGCCTGTCCTTCGGCGCACCGACCGAGAAGGAAGTCGACATCGCCGACCTGCTCTGCGAACTGGTGCCGTCGATGGACATGGTGCGCCTCGTTTCCTCCGGCACCGAAGCAACGATGAGCGCCATCCGGCTGGCTCGCGGCTTTACTGGGCGTGACATCCTGATCAAGTTCGAAGGCTGCTACCACGGCCATTCCGACGGCCTGCTGGTCAAGGCCGGCTCCGGTCTGCTGACCTTCGGCAACCCATCGTCGAGCGGCGTGCCTGCCGGCACCGCCGAGACGACCATGGTGCTGACCTACAACGATCCGCAGGAACTGGCCGACGCCTTCGCCAAGCATGGCGACAAGATCGCCGCCGTTATCGTCGAGCCGGTCGTCGGCAACATGAACCTCATTGCACCAACGGCCGAATTCCTCAAGGCCATGCGCGAACTGTGCACGAAGAATGGCTCGGTACTGATTTTCGATGAGGTGATGACCGGCTTCCGTGTCGGCCTGAAAAGCGCCCAAGGCCTGTTCGGCATCACGCCCGATCTGTCCACTTTCGGCAAGGTGGTCGGTGGCGGCATGCCACTGGGCGCTTTCGGCGGCAAGCGCGAAATCATGGAGAAAATCGCCCCGCTCGGCCCGGTCTATCAGGCC
It encodes:
- the thiD gene encoding bifunctional hydroxymethylpyrimidine kinase/phosphomethylpyrimidine kinase is translated as MTTNTPKASLLPSVLVFAASDPSSGAGIQADIMTLASLGCHPLTALTAITVQDTVGVQSVHPLGAELLEQQARTVLEDMPVAAFKIGVLASLENVLAVAEIVGDYPEIPLIFDPVLASGRGDEFSDEEIITAMREMLLPQTTLLTPNAPEARRLAENPDDENEPSIEVCAQRLIEMGAQYVLITGTHENTPQVVNTLYGAEGIIRRDDWERLPGSYHGSGCTLASAIAGCIAGGASVEDAVRDAQDYTWQTLANPLRPGMGQFIPDRFFWARSEEEPEDAPKADDAV
- the thiE gene encoding thiamine phosphate synthase, with product MPFKLRGLYAITPDQSDGERLLADVEAALRGACRIIQYRDKTSSPAERVARARQLRELTADHQAKLLINDDLALAVLIKADGVHLGADDGNLVAARAILGPDKILGASCYASLALAHKAAQAGADYVAFGAVYPSPTKPNAPLATVDLFQQAKSTLTVASCGIGGITTDNAAPLLAAGADLLAVITDLFSAPDITARAAAYQRLFEESKA
- the hemL gene encoding glutamate-1-semialdehyde 2,1-aminomutase — protein: MTSRNQQLFERAQRHIPGGVNSPVRAFRSVGGTPCFFQKGVGSKVQDADGKWYTDYVGSWGPMILGHAHPEVIAAVQAAVVDGLSFGAPTEKEVDIADLLCELVPSMDMVRLVSSGTEATMSAIRLARGFTGRDILIKFEGCYHGHSDGLLVKAGSGLLTFGNPSSSGVPAGTAETTMVLTYNDPQELADAFAKHGDKIAAVIVEPVVGNMNLIAPTAEFLKAMRELCTKNGSVLIFDEVMTGFRVGLKSAQGLFGITPDLSTFGKVVGGGMPLGAFGGKREIMEKIAPLGPVYQAGTLSGNPIATAAGLATLKLIQENGFYEALTAKTKALCDGLVGAAKKHGIAFAAQNVGGMFGLYFAEQCPGTYDEVLACDKEAFNRFFHAMLDAGHYFAPSAFEAGFVSAAHSEADIAATIAAADAWFATQK